Proteins encoded in a region of the Isoalcanivorax pacificus W11-5 genome:
- a CDS encoding ELWxxDGT repeat protein, with protein sequence MQRTLLMALACGALCTLAACGGSGGGARHSGDEPEVTQYRYFSGSHLGGDQEDWELWRTDGTAEGTARVHDVSAEAASYPENITQIGGRTFFTAWDADSENLWVTDGSDDGLTLLVQAGSEGYLNQLTAVENLLYFVMTTQEHGSELWRSDGTPAGTQMVIDLTPGSCNSHPASLTAFDGALYFSAINSCIGRPGLWKTDGTAEGTVAVLAPQNGSYPANLTPWGDSLYFSAIVETEYGLWKSDGTADGTTRVRGIRLAQQANLGWFTVAGDLLFFRANDGEHGTEIWKSDGTEAGTQNVLDLLPGADSSNPQWLIAHAGQLYFAAYSGGTSSGLWRTDGTAAGTVEIRDTDGNSVRAMNVPVIYRDSLYFGALWDGRHVMWRLQDGGDVAEILNASVYLDNGNPPFVLNDRLMFLAEDSAHGVELWRSEGTFESTVLVQDICPGACSGWEPYYVP encoded by the coding sequence ATGCAACGAACGCTATTGATGGCGCTGGCATGCGGCGCCTTGTGCACGCTGGCTGCCTGTGGAGGCAGCGGTGGCGGAGCGCGTCATTCAGGTGATGAACCAGAGGTGACGCAGTACCGTTATTTTTCGGGTTCGCACCTTGGTGGTGACCAGGAAGACTGGGAACTCTGGCGTACGGACGGCACCGCCGAGGGGACTGCACGGGTACATGATGTCTCGGCGGAAGCGGCCTCCTATCCGGAAAATATCACTCAGATCGGGGGCCGTACCTTCTTTACCGCCTGGGATGCTGACAGCGAAAACCTCTGGGTGACGGATGGCAGCGATGATGGGCTGACCCTGCTCGTTCAGGCGGGCTCAGAGGGCTATCTGAATCAGCTCACCGCAGTGGAAAACCTTCTCTACTTCGTCATGACCACACAGGAGCATGGCTCGGAGCTGTGGCGCAGCGACGGAACGCCGGCGGGCACCCAGATGGTCATTGACCTGACACCGGGAAGCTGCAACAGCCACCCCGCTTCACTGACGGCGTTTGACGGGGCGCTTTATTTTTCTGCCATCAACAGCTGCATTGGACGGCCGGGCCTGTGGAAAACGGATGGTACTGCAGAAGGTACCGTGGCGGTGCTGGCACCACAGAATGGCAGTTATCCGGCCAACCTGACTCCCTGGGGAGACAGCCTTTATTTTTCGGCGATTGTGGAGACGGAGTATGGGCTGTGGAAGAGCGACGGTACCGCGGACGGCACCACACGCGTTCGCGGCATACGCCTGGCGCAACAGGCAAACCTGGGATGGTTTACCGTGGCCGGCGATCTGCTGTTTTTCCGGGCCAATGATGGCGAGCACGGTACAGAGATATGGAAAAGCGATGGCACGGAAGCAGGCACGCAGAACGTGCTGGACCTGCTGCCTGGTGCCGACTCGTCCAATCCGCAATGGCTGATTGCGCACGCAGGACAGCTTTACTTCGCAGCCTACTCTGGCGGCACCTCTTCCGGCCTGTGGCGAACAGACGGCACGGCGGCGGGAACGGTGGAAATCCGTGACACGGATGGCAATAGCGTGCGCGCCATGAATGTGCCGGTGATCTACCGCGACAGCCTCTACTTCGGTGCGCTCTGGGATGGGCGCCATGTGATGTGGCGTCTGCAGGACGGTGGCGATGTGGCAGAAATCCTGAATGCCAGCGTGTATCTGGATAACGGTAACCCGCCTTTCGTGCTGAATGACCGCCTGATGTTCCTGGCCGAGGACAGCGCGCATGGCGTCGAGTTGTGGCGCTCGGAAGGCACTTTTGAAAGCACTGTGCTGGTTCAGGATATCTGTCCCGGTGCCTGTAGCGGCTGGGAACCTTATTACGTCCCGTAA
- a CDS encoding ELWxxDGT repeat protein: MIGMMVSAAFLSACGGGGGGSGARTEYILFAGNTAPEPVRNWELWQTDGTMAGTRLLRDLNDASGGVSKSVTEQRWMAGTGFFVADDGVHGRELWTSDGTASGTRMVRDIRPGSSHAGIDSLYLIEGVVYFDANDGESGNELWRSDGTAAGTRQLVDLVPAGCSSAPGDVHGAGNIIYFLARAECEGPRVPWRLDLSTGTAVQLYETQGYISRLENVAERVFFVEQRDGRSQLWVSFGTAEQTYPVVVDEQGTQAEVHYSLWRLGASLFFAALNRDEGVELYRVDETGRRASLVRDIAEGAASSNPFSFSAIDGVGYFAADDGEGQAVWRTDGTAQGTHRVTDPAIVGPGDIYNIRAYGDRFLFTVEHAGQRSLWSTDGTPAGTLQLLNDPLVSSISQYRQVNGWLLFSALHDQYGSEMWRTDGTPEGTVMIQDLCPGPCNGY, translated from the coding sequence ATGATCGGGATGATGGTGTCCGCGGCTTTTTTGAGCGCTTGCGGGGGCGGCGGTGGCGGCTCCGGTGCCAGAACAGAATACATCCTGTTTGCCGGGAACACTGCGCCGGAACCGGTGCGGAACTGGGAGCTGTGGCAGACCGACGGCACGATGGCCGGCACACGGCTGCTGCGGGATCTGAACGACGCCTCTGGTGGTGTTAGCAAGAGTGTAACCGAGCAACGCTGGATGGCCGGCACCGGCTTCTTCGTGGCCGATGATGGTGTTCATGGTCGTGAACTCTGGACGTCGGATGGCACAGCTTCGGGCACCCGGATGGTCAGGGACATCCGCCCCGGCTCATCACACGCAGGGATCGATTCGCTTTACCTGATTGAGGGTGTGGTCTATTTCGACGCAAACGACGGTGAGAGCGGCAACGAACTGTGGCGCAGTGACGGCACCGCTGCGGGGACACGGCAGCTTGTGGATCTGGTGCCTGCGGGTTGCAGCAGTGCGCCAGGCGATGTGCATGGCGCAGGCAACATCATTTATTTCCTGGCACGGGCGGAATGCGAGGGGCCGCGCGTGCCATGGCGGCTGGACCTGAGCACCGGCACAGCGGTGCAACTCTATGAGACGCAAGGTTACATCAGCCGTTTGGAAAATGTGGCTGAGCGCGTCTTTTTCGTCGAACAACGGGACGGGCGGAGCCAGCTGTGGGTCTCGTTCGGTACGGCGGAGCAGACCTACCCTGTCGTGGTGGATGAACAGGGCACCCAGGCCGAGGTGCATTACAGCCTGTGGCGCCTGGGGGCGTCATTGTTCTTCGCGGCGTTAAACCGGGACGAAGGTGTCGAGCTGTACCGTGTCGATGAGACGGGCCGGCGTGCTTCCCTTGTGCGCGATATCGCGGAGGGTGCGGCATCGTCGAACCCTTTCAGTTTTTCGGCCATTGATGGCGTGGGATATTTCGCCGCCGACGACGGGGAGGGGCAGGCCGTCTGGCGTACTGACGGCACGGCGCAAGGCACGCACAGAGTGACAGACCCTGCCATTGTCGGCCCCGGGGATATTTACAATATCCGGGCGTATGGCGATCGTTTTCTGTTCACGGTCGAACACGCCGGTCAGAGGTCCTTGTGGAGCACGGACGGCACGCCGGCAGGCACGCTCCAGTTGCTGAACGATCCGCTGGTCTCCTCGATCAGCCAGTACCGGCAGGTCAACGGATGGCTGCTGTTTAGCGCCTTGCATGATCAGTATGGCAGCGAAATGTGGCGCACGGACGGCACGCCGGAGGGCACGGTCATGATTCAGGATCTCTGTCCGGGCCCGTGCAACGGTTACTGA